From the Paludibacterium paludis genome, one window contains:
- a CDS encoding sensor domain-containing diguanylate cyclase, with the protein MKILRNAQRPLVNALRRRYAIFDGLWQRFPDNIFLIRCGDAGRFYVEAINPPLEAMFGMTSEEACGKPIEEVVPADYLPAVLARYQECVASRAPLSYEEIGAADQANPQYWLTIMVPAVDGQGRVEYILGISRDITLIRQAEETLRQANEVLEKRVAERTAALEAANQRLRELAIHDGLTGLYNRRHFFELAEHAFRQTLRSGFDLSVVMVDLDSFKRINDSLGHAAGDLVLREIAGVFRLVMRESDIVGRYGGEEFAVLMSSAGAQEACRLAERLQNAVADSRIQWRDTAIQCTLSAGVAQYSPQCDASLDALIERADVALFEAKSRGRNCIVVSRPDTSLCSSRELFS; encoded by the coding sequence ATGAAAATCCTTCGCAACGCTCAGCGGCCGCTGGTTAATGCTTTAAGACGACGCTACGCCATTTTCGATGGGCTCTGGCAGCGTTTCCCCGACAACATCTTTTTGATCCGTTGCGGGGATGCGGGGCGGTTTTATGTCGAGGCCATCAACCCGCCTCTCGAGGCGATGTTCGGCATGACCAGCGAAGAAGCGTGCGGCAAACCGATCGAAGAGGTGGTGCCCGCGGACTACCTGCCGGCGGTGCTGGCGCGCTACCAGGAGTGCGTGGCCAGCCGGGCTCCGCTGTCGTACGAGGAGATCGGCGCGGCGGATCAGGCCAATCCGCAGTACTGGCTGACCATCATGGTGCCGGCCGTCGACGGCCAGGGCCGGGTGGAATACATTCTGGGCATTTCCCGCGATATCACGCTGATCCGCCAGGCCGAGGAAACCCTGCGCCAGGCCAACGAAGTGCTGGAAAAGCGCGTGGCGGAGCGCACCGCCGCGCTCGAGGCCGCCAACCAGCGCCTGCGCGAGCTGGCGATCCACGACGGGCTGACCGGCCTGTACAACCGCCGGCATTTTTTCGAGCTGGCCGAGCATGCCTTCCGGCAGACCCTGCGCAGCGGCTTCGACCTGTCGGTGGTGATGGTCGACCTGGACAGCTTCAAGCGTATCAACGACAGCCTCGGGCACGCGGCCGGGGACCTCGTGCTGCGGGAAATCGCCGGGGTGTTCCGGCTGGTGATGCGCGAGTCCGACATCGTCGGCCGCTATGGCGGCGAAGAGTTCGCCGTGCTGATGAGCAGCGCCGGCGCGCAGGAAGCCTGCCGTCTGGCCGAGCGCCTGCAAAACGCCGTCGCCGACTCGCGGATCCAGTGGCGCGATACCGCCATCCAGTGCACCCTGAGCGCCGGCGTGGCTCAATACAGCCCGCAGTGCGACGCCTCGCTGGACGCGCTGATCGAGCGCGCGGATGTCGCGTTGTTCGAAGCCAAGTCGCGCGGCAGGAACTGCATCGTCGTCAGCCGTCCGGATACCTCTCTCTGCTCTTCCCGCGAACTGTTCTCCTGA
- a CDS encoding DUF917 domain-containing protein produces the protein MANTFLDRTALNDLLNGACFLGGGGGGPMSGARPLIDLIVKEYDGVTLVPYDSLDPELPCAVVAGIGAPDAATHGPSFSSAPKDAFLKLQAVSGTTLGAVLPGETGAMNSIIAALVAAQLGLPLVDVDSSGRALPTLSLAAYNLATEPTVLTLANQPVTDEQQATAVIETRTAPQADSVVRALLTTQAFEQEGAFSTWLMTAGQLPGASVDGTVTRAIAVGAALREARAAGDDPVEAVNAVLDGQLVRLSCGTLTAFSSHEGGGFDGYTIVLTDDDGHVVTVSAVNENLLAWRSDSDAPLAAAPDTLAWLAEDGTPLSNTDLRGLTAGTRLHLLGIPAAPILRTPLLAARFAKELAGIGFFGQAPRLD, from the coding sequence ATGGCAAATACATTTCTCGACCGCACCGCGCTGAACGACCTGCTCAATGGCGCCTGCTTCCTTGGCGGGGGCGGGGGCGGCCCGATGAGCGGCGCCCGCCCGCTCATCGATCTGATCGTCAAGGAGTACGACGGCGTCACGCTGGTGCCGTACGACAGCCTCGACCCCGAACTGCCCTGCGCGGTGGTCGCCGGCATCGGCGCGCCGGACGCCGCCACGCACGGCCCGTCGTTCAGCAGCGCCCCCAAAGACGCCTTCCTCAAGCTGCAGGCCGTGTCCGGCACCACGCTCGGCGCGGTGCTGCCCGGCGAAACCGGCGCGATGAACAGCATCATCGCGGCGCTTGTCGCCGCCCAGCTCGGCCTGCCGCTGGTGGACGTGGACAGCTCCGGGCGCGCGCTGCCGACCCTGAGCCTCGCCGCCTACAACCTCGCCACCGAGCCGACCGTGCTGACCCTGGCCAACCAGCCGGTCACGGACGAACAGCAGGCCACCGCGGTGATCGAAACGCGCACCGCGCCGCAAGCGGACAGTGTGGTGCGCGCGCTGCTGACCACCCAGGCCTTCGAGCAGGAAGGCGCGTTCTCCACCTGGCTGATGACCGCCGGCCAGTTGCCCGGCGCCTCGGTCGACGGCACGGTCACCCGCGCCATCGCGGTCGGCGCGGCGCTGCGCGAAGCCCGGGCCGCCGGCGACGATCCGGTCGAAGCGGTCAACGCCGTGCTCGACGGCCAGCTTGTCCGTCTTTCCTGCGGCACCCTCACGGCGTTCTCCAGCCACGAAGGCGGCGGGTTCGACGGCTACACCATCGTACTGACCGATGATGACGGCCATGTTGTGACGGTCAGCGCCGTCAACGAAAACCTGCTGGCCTGGCGTTCGGACAGCGATGCGCCGCTGGCCGCCGCGCCGGACACGCTCGCCTGGCTCGCCGAGGACGGTACGCCGCTGTCCAACACCGACCTGCGCGGCCTTACCGCCGGCACCCGCCTCCACCTGCTGGGCATTCCGGCCGCGCCGATCCTCAGAACGCCGCTGCTGGCCGCCCGCTTCGCCAAGGAACTGGCCGGCATCGGCTTCTTCGGCCAGGCGCCGCGGCTGGACTGA
- a CDS encoding esterase-like activity of phytase family protein: MAKRPFTVLCFLMLAAVSPLRAEVVLLAHATVPGTATDLSGLSSPLESGQKGNLLGGFGSALAFAGGSTFLAVPDRGPNAVPWNPALDDTTSFIPRFHTFRLALQAKPDGALPFTLKPALVSTTLLSSRTPLVYGSGSGLGASAGAPARNDPAAGRYYFSGRSDNAVAGRGSADPANARLDPEGARVSRDGKSVFISDEYGPYVYQFDRKSGARLKTFALPAYFAAATPAPTGEGEASLNDAGRVPNRGMEGLAITPDGATLIGIMQSPLTQDGGKKGVGNRIVTIDIASGKTREYVYPMASRKNGVSEIVAINDHQFLVDERDGAEGEEAVFKRLVAIDLSGATDVGGQARLPESGWVPVVKINPVFLDLLDPRFGLAGKAFPGKIEGLAFGEDVSVRKKDGTARRMHTLYIASDNDFLEGKPSHVYVFGFTDADLPGFVPQRIAPFH, encoded by the coding sequence ATGGCAAAACGCCCGTTTACCGTTCTGTGCTTCCTGATGCTCGCGGCCGTGTCCCCGCTGCGCGCCGAAGTCGTCCTGCTCGCGCACGCCACCGTGCCGGGCACGGCGACGGATCTGTCCGGCCTGTCATCCCCGCTGGAAAGCGGCCAGAAGGGCAACCTGCTCGGCGGTTTCGGTTCGGCGCTCGCCTTCGCCGGCGGCTCGACCTTCCTCGCCGTGCCCGATCGCGGTCCGAACGCGGTGCCGTGGAATCCGGCCCTCGACGACACAACATCGTTCATTCCGCGTTTCCACACCTTCCGCCTCGCGCTGCAGGCCAAACCGGACGGCGCCTTGCCGTTCACGCTCAAGCCGGCGCTCGTGTCGACCACGCTGCTGTCCAGCCGCACTCCGCTGGTGTACGGAAGCGGTTCGGGGCTTGGCGCCAGTGCTGGCGCGCCGGCCCGTAACGACCCGGCCGCCGGGCGTTACTATTTCTCCGGCCGTTCGGACAACGCCGTGGCGGGGCGCGGTTCGGCCGATCCGGCCAACGCGCGGCTCGATCCGGAAGGCGCCAGGGTCTCGCGCGACGGCAAAAGCGTGTTCATCTCCGACGAATACGGCCCGTACGTGTACCAGTTCGACCGCAAGAGCGGCGCCCGCCTGAAAACCTTCGCGCTGCCGGCCTATTTCGCCGCCGCGACGCCCGCGCCGACCGGCGAGGGCGAAGCCTCGCTCAACGACGCCGGACGGGTGCCCAACCGCGGCATGGAGGGGCTGGCGATCACCCCGGACGGCGCGACGCTGATCGGCATCATGCAAAGCCCGCTGACCCAGGACGGCGGCAAGAAGGGCGTCGGCAACCGCATCGTCACCATTGACATCGCCAGCGGCAAGACCCGTGAATACGTCTACCCGATGGCGTCGCGCAAGAACGGCGTCAGCGAGATCGTCGCGATCAACGACCATCAGTTCCTGGTCGACGAGCGCGATGGCGCGGAAGGGGAGGAGGCGGTGTTCAAGCGCCTGGTGGCGATCGATCTGAGCGGCGCGACGGATGTCGGCGGCCAGGCCCGCCTGCCCGAGTCGGGCTGGGTGCCGGTCGTCAAGATCAACCCGGTATTCCTCGATCTGCTCGATCCGCGCTTCGGCCTCGCGGGCAAGGCTTTTCCCGGCAAGATCGAGGGGCTCGCGTTCGGCGAGGACGTAAGTGTCCGGAAAAAAGACGGAACGGCGCGGCGGATGCACACGCTCTACATCGCCAGCGATAATGATTTTCTGGAAGGGAAGCCGAGCCACGTTTACGTGTTCGGCTTCACCGACGCGGATTTGCCGGGCTTCGTGCCGCAGCGGATCGCCCCGTTTCACTGA
- a CDS encoding DUF2306 domain-containing protein, producing the protein MTYLQLAYVHLATILPAMALGTGLLFLKKGTGGHRLAGRAYMALMAATSLITLAMPARVGPRIAGPFGFIHILSAVTLVAVAVAWRAARRRDIRLHRRIMVRLYIGAFVLAGGFTLMPGRLMHEWLFG; encoded by the coding sequence ATGACCTATCTGCAGTTAGCCTACGTTCATCTCGCCACCATTCTGCCGGCCATGGCGCTGGGCACGGGCCTGCTGTTCCTGAAAAAGGGCACCGGCGGCCATCGCCTGGCCGGACGCGCCTACATGGCGTTGATGGCCGCGACCTCGCTGATTACCCTGGCGATGCCGGCCCGGGTCGGTCCGCGGATAGCCGGGCCGTTCGGGTTCATCCATATCCTGAGCGCGGTGACGCTTGTCGCCGTGGCCGTCGCCTGGCGCGCCGCGCGGCGCCGGGATATCCGGCTGCACCGGCGCATCATGGTCCGGCTGTACATCGGCGCGTTCGTCCTGGCCGGCGGCTTCACCCTGATGCCGGGCCGCCTGATGCATGAATGGCTGTTCGGCTAG
- the pgi gene encoding glucose-6-phosphate isomerase — protein sequence MKSALTQLPAWHALWEHFSEARHLHMRELFASDPGRAERYSLEVGGLFLDYSKNRITDETVAGLMQLAREAGLPDKVRAMFKGEKLNTTENRAVLHVALRNRTNSPILVDGEDVMPKINAVLERMGRFATAVRSGEWLGYTHQPITDVVNIGIGGSDLGPLMVCSALRPFGHPRMNMHFVSNVDGSQLKETLKKIHPETTLFVVESKTFTTQETLTNALTARDWFVARAHDAKAVAKHFVAVSTNKKAVAEFGIDPANMFEFWDWVGGRYSLWSAIGLPIMLYLGEENFTELLNGAHIMDQHFRNAPLEANMPVLLAMIGVWYINYFGGGSHVIAPYDQYLHRFPAFIQQLDMESNGKQVTLDGTPVDFETAPIIWGETGINGQHAFFQLLHQGTHISPIDLIASLGKRSSLPGHHEILMANVLAQAEAFMRGKTADEVREELAAQGLSGEALERLVPHKVFGGNRPTNTLLMSRLDPRNLGSLIALYEHKIFVQGVIWHINSFDQWGVELGKQLARTIHAELTGKLAHAEHDSSTRRLIELCRKAESGF from the coding sequence ATGAAAAGCGCACTCACCCAACTGCCCGCCTGGCATGCCCTGTGGGAACATTTTTCCGAAGCGCGGCACCTGCACATGCGCGAGCTGTTCGCGTCGGATCCGGGGCGCGCCGAACGCTATTCCCTCGAGGTGGGCGGCCTGTTCCTCGATTACTCCAAGAACCGCATCACCGACGAGACCGTCGCCGGCCTGATGCAGCTGGCGCGCGAGGCCGGCTTGCCGGACAAGGTGCGCGCCATGTTCAAGGGGGAGAAGCTCAACACCACGGAAAACCGCGCGGTGCTGCACGTGGCGCTGCGCAACCGCACCAATTCGCCGATCCTGGTGGACGGCGAGGACGTGATGCCGAAGATCAACGCGGTGCTCGAGCGCATGGGGCGCTTCGCCACCGCGGTGCGTTCCGGCGAGTGGCTCGGTTACACCCATCAGCCGATCACCGACGTGGTGAACATCGGCATCGGCGGCTCCGACCTCGGCCCGCTGATGGTCTGTTCGGCGCTGCGTCCGTTCGGTCATCCGCGCATGAACATGCATTTCGTGTCCAACGTCGACGGTTCGCAGCTGAAGGAAACCCTCAAGAAAATCCACCCGGAGACCACCCTGTTCGTGGTGGAATCGAAAACCTTCACCACCCAGGAGACGCTGACCAACGCGCTGACCGCGCGCGACTGGTTCGTCGCCCGCGCCCACGACGCCAAGGCGGTGGCCAAGCATTTCGTGGCGGTGTCGACCAACAAGAAGGCGGTGGCCGAATTCGGCATCGATCCGGCCAACATGTTCGAATTCTGGGACTGGGTCGGCGGACGCTACAGCCTGTGGTCGGCGATCGGCCTGCCGATCATGCTCTACCTCGGCGAAGAAAACTTCACCGAGCTGCTCAACGGCGCCCACATCATGGACCAGCACTTCCGCAACGCCCCGCTCGAGGCGAACATGCCGGTGCTCCTGGCGATGATCGGCGTGTGGTATATCAACTACTTCGGCGGCGGCAGCCACGTGATCGCGCCTTACGACCAGTACCTGCACCGCTTCCCGGCGTTCATCCAGCAGCTGGACATGGAGTCCAACGGCAAGCAGGTGACACTGGACGGCACGCCGGTCGATTTCGAGACCGCGCCGATCATCTGGGGCGAGACCGGCATCAACGGCCAGCACGCCTTCTTCCAGTTGTTGCATCAGGGCACCCACATCTCGCCGATCGACCTGATCGCGTCGCTGGGCAAGCGCTCGAGCCTGCCCGGCCATCACGAAATCCTGATGGCCAACGTGCTGGCCCAGGCCGAGGCCTTCATGCGCGGCAAGACGGCCGACGAGGTGCGCGAGGAACTGGCCGCCCAGGGGCTGTCCGGCGAGGCGCTGGAGAGGCTGGTGCCGCACAAGGTGTTCGGCGGCAACCGGCCGACCAACACGCTCCTGATGTCGCGGCTGGATCCGCGCAACCTGGGCTCGCTGATCGCGCTGTACGAGCACAAGATTTTCGTGCAGGGCGTGATCTGGCACATCAACAGCTTCGACCAGTGGGGCGTGGAGCTGGGCAAGCAGCTGGCGCGCACCATCCACGCGGAACTGACCGGCAAGCTCGCGCACGCCGAGCACGACAGTTCCACGCGGCGCCTGATCGAGCTGTGCCGCAAGGCCGAGAGCGGTTTCTGA
- the hexR gene encoding transcriptional regulator HexR, which yields MLERVRSKLDTLSAAERRVAELVLAQPYTMMQAAVADIARNAGVSQPTVIRFCRSLGCAGLPDFKLKLAGSLVTGVRYVHSSVRAEDPPSEIVAKVFDNTVAALLKSRNEVNPAAIEEAVTLLSAARRIEFYGLGNSGIIAADAQHKFFRFGIPTVAYADSHIQMMAASLLREGDVLLAISSSGRSRELLEAVDAALANGATVVAITAGGSPLARRATVALCADPKEDNDTYSPMISRIVHLVLIDVLAVGVALRRGPGVIGTLEKTKISLKGKRLGVKAEDKNP from the coding sequence ATGCTTGAAAGGGTGCGCAGCAAGCTGGACACCTTGTCGGCGGCGGAACGACGCGTCGCCGAACTGGTGCTGGCCCAACCCTATACCATGATGCAGGCCGCCGTGGCCGACATCGCCAGGAACGCCGGCGTCAGCCAGCCGACCGTGATCCGCTTTTGCCGCTCGCTCGGCTGCGCCGGCCTGCCGGACTTCAAGCTCAAGCTGGCCGGTTCCCTGGTCACCGGGGTGCGCTACGTGCACTCGAGCGTCCGGGCCGAGGATCCGCCGTCCGAAATCGTCGCCAAAGTCTTCGACAACACCGTGGCGGCGCTGCTCAAGAGCCGCAACGAGGTGAACCCGGCCGCCATCGAGGAGGCCGTCACGCTCCTGTCCGCGGCGCGCCGCATCGAGTTTTACGGGCTTGGCAACTCCGGCATCATCGCCGCGGACGCCCAGCACAAGTTCTTCCGCTTCGGCATTCCGACGGTGGCCTACGCCGATTCGCACATCCAGATGATGGCCGCCTCGCTGTTGCGCGAGGGCGATGTGCTGCTGGCGATCTCGAGTTCGGGGCGCAGCCGCGAACTGCTCGAAGCGGTCGACGCCGCGCTCGCCAACGGCGCGACGGTGGTGGCCATCACCGCGGGCGGCTCGCCCCTGGCGCGGCGCGCCACCGTGGCGCTGTGCGCCGATCCCAAGGAAGACAACGATACCTACAGCCCGATGATTTCCCGCATCGTCCACCTGGTGCTGATCGACGTGCTGGCCGTCGGCGTCGCGCTGCGCCGGGGGCCGGGCGTCATCGGCACGCTGGAAAAAACCAAGATCAGCCTGAAAGGCAAAAGGCTGGGCGTCAAAGCGGAGGACAAGAACCCATGA